A window from Rhizobium sp. BG4 encodes these proteins:
- a CDS encoding FGGY-family carbohydrate kinase, with translation MSSYRRIAVLDIGKTNAKVVVLDAETGAEIASAKMANTVLKDGVYPHYDVEALWSFMLDAFRRFAREPGFEAISITTHGASAALLDAGGNLAMPVLDYEHEYPAAIRDAYTALRPPFAETYSPRQTMGLNIGAQLHYQKTAFPEEFAKVAAIVTYPQYWAARLTGVAANEATSLGCHTDLWNPKTGQYSTLVDTLGIRDLMAPIRSAFDALGLLLPEIAEEIGISVPVYCGIHDSNASLLPHLVAREAPFAVVSTGTWVVNFGVGGDLEHLDAKRDALANVDAYGRAVPSSRFMGGREFEILSAEIGKVSEEDAIAALPSVVSGKIMLLPNVAPGSGPFPGRERQWINADAASPAERNAAACLYLALMSQACLDLIGAKGPVIVEGPFSTNGLYLKLVAALTQRVVIALPGSTGTSQGASLLTGVKPAPTKETRFAPSDIAGLAVYRTAWYALTE, from the coding sequence ATGAGCAGCTACCGCCGCATCGCCGTTCTCGATATCGGCAAGACCAACGCCAAGGTCGTCGTCCTCGACGCCGAAACCGGCGCCGAGATCGCCTCCGCCAAGATGGCGAATACCGTTCTGAAGGACGGGGTCTATCCGCATTACGATGTCGAAGCGCTCTGGTCCTTCATGCTCGATGCCTTCCGGCGCTTCGCCAGGGAGCCGGGTTTCGAGGCAATCTCGATCACCACCCATGGTGCATCGGCGGCCCTTCTCGATGCCGGTGGCAATCTGGCCATGCCGGTGCTCGACTACGAACACGAATATCCCGCCGCAATCCGCGACGCCTATACCGCGCTCCGCCCGCCCTTCGCCGAGACCTATTCGCCGCGCCAGACGATGGGCCTGAATATCGGCGCGCAGTTGCATTATCAGAAGACGGCCTTTCCGGAGGAGTTCGCAAAGGTCGCCGCCATCGTCACCTACCCGCAATATTGGGCAGCGCGGCTGACCGGCGTTGCCGCCAACGAGGCGACGTCGCTCGGCTGCCATACCGATCTGTGGAACCCGAAGACCGGGCAATATTCGACGCTTGTCGATACACTCGGCATTCGCGATCTGATGGCGCCGATCCGCTCGGCCTTCGATGCGCTCGGCCTGCTGCTGCCGGAGATTGCCGAGGAGATCGGTATCTCCGTCCCGGTCTATTGCGGCATCCACGATTCCAACGCCTCGCTGCTGCCGCATCTGGTCGCCCGCGAAGCGCCCTTCGCCGTCGTCTCGACCGGCACCTGGGTGGTCAATTTCGGCGTCGGTGGTGATCTGGAACATCTCGATGCAAAGCGCGATGCGCTGGCCAATGTCGATGCGTATGGCCGCGCCGTCCCCTCCTCCCGCTTCATGGGCGGGCGTGAGTTCGAGATACTTTCGGCCGAGATCGGCAAGGTTTCCGAGGAAGACGCGATCGCTGCCCTGCCATCCGTCGTCTCCGGCAAGATCATGCTGCTTCCCAATGTCGCGCCAGGTTCCGGTCCCTTCCCTGGTCGCGAAAGGCAATGGATCAATGCCGATGCGGCGAGCCCTGCCGAGCGCAACGCGGCCGCGTGTCTCTATCTCGCGCTGATGAGCCAAGCCTGCCTCGATCTGATCGGCGCAAAAGGGCCCGTGATCGTCGAGGGACCGTTCTCGACGAACGGTCTTTATCTCAAGCTCGTGGCAGCATTGACGCAGCGCGTAGTCATCGCACTTCCCGGCTCGACCGGCACCAGTCAGGGCGCTTCGCTGCTGACGGGCGTCAAGCCGGCGCCGACCAAGGAAACGCGTTTCGCGCCGTCCGATATCGCCGGGCTCGCGGTTTATCGCACCGCCTGGTATGCGCTGACGGAATAA
- the rhaM gene encoding L-rhamnose mutarotase, translated as MTMQKHAFKMKLNPGMEAEYIKRHDEIWPELVDLLHKSGASDYSIHLDRETNTLFGVLTRPADHTMASLPEHPVMKKWWAHMADIMASNPDNSPVQSDLVTVFHMP; from the coding sequence ATGACCATGCAGAAACACGCCTTCAAGATGAAGCTCAATCCGGGCATGGAAGCCGAATACATCAAGCGGCATGACGAGATTTGGCCGGAACTGGTTGATCTCCTGCATAAATCCGGCGCGAGCGATTACTCGATCCATCTCGACCGCGAGACCAACACGCTGTTCGGCGTGCTGACGCGCCCGGCCGATCACACGATGGCGAGCCTGCCGGAGCATCCGGTGATGAAGAAGTGGTGGGCGCATATGGCCGACATCATGGCTAGTAACCCCGACAATTCGCCCGTCCAAAGCGATCTCGTCACCGTCTTCCATATGCCATGA